A region from the Drosophila ananassae strain 14024-0371.13 chromosome 2L, ASM1763931v2, whole genome shotgun sequence genome encodes:
- the LOC6499877 gene encoding uncharacterized protein LOC6499877, with amino-acid sequence MNRLKSGTSSNNSGTSSETSETQSVDDQQSSSQTNVRASSASLSRAKNSWRRMKDLAAEKEKDNESKRPPWRAVSVSTLTKPDKSALLRAKLLDASRRLRAGKANVALQTDFVPTKLMKEASFGVQHDLILRKEIGILTDGQYSKKKDGFQQYVLTYSMSQMTDSVDTVSRQTQTLLPKAYNKDVVNSYLTNSDEDGSDIISDVEKRLGDQIAKIRKLNFNESSQPRKNNTNANLAPTLASWHFDDDAVEMESERHFIPYVIEPYKPWRSFVPFPFRLRGNSLIGSQKIDWYALLQSIDDLIKESNNLVDKLEQIMLESRVHRNSVLNKLDKIPKFEPGKFILPSEQWLPLIEQQEKQLQILLQGNESNHTDPLPQL; translated from the exons ATGAACAGGCTTAAGTCAGGCACAAGCTCCAACAACAGTGGCACATCCTCGGAAACCAGCGAGACGCAAAGTGTGGATGACCAGCAAAGTTCTTCGCAGACGAACGTTCGTGCTAGTAGTGCATCATTGAGTAG agCCAAAAACAGTTGGAGACGCATGAAGGACCTGGCGGCGGAAAAGGAAAAAGATAATGAATCCAAGCGCCCACCATGGCGCGCTGTTAGCGTCTCCACGCTTACAAAACCTGATAAAAGTGCCCTGTTGCGGGCCAAGTTGCTGGATGCTTCGAg ACGGCTGAGAGCAGGTAAGGCCAATGTAGCTCTGCAAACCGATTTCGTGCCCACAAAGCTTATGAAAGAGGCCAGCTTTGGTGTGCAACATGACCTTATTCTTCGCAAGGAAATTGGCATTCTAACCGATGGGCAATATTCAAAGAAGAAAGATGGGTTTCAGCAGT ATGTCCTGACCTATTCCATGTCTCAAATGACTGATAGTGTGGATACTGTCTCCCGTCAAACTCAAACCCTTCTGCCCAAGGCCTACAATAAGGATGTGGTAAACTCCTATTTGACAAACTCCGACGAGGACGGCAGTGACATTATATCTGATGTGGAAAAGAGACTAGGCGATCAAATTGCAAAGATACGGAAGCTCAACTTTAACGAGTCCTCTCAGCCTAGGAAAAATAACACTAATGCTAACTTGGCTCCTACTCTTGCCTCTTGGCACTTTGACGACGATGCAGTGGAAATGGAGTCTGAGCGGCATTTTATACCCTATGTTATTGAGCCGTACAAGCCCTGGAGAAGCTTTGTACCTTTTCCCTTTAGGTTACGAGGTAATTCCCTTATCGGGTCCCAGAAAATAGATTGGTATGCCTTGCTGCAGTCTATTGACGACTTGATTAAGGAGTCTAACAACTTGGTTGACAAGCTGGAGCAGATTATGCTGGAGAGTCGCGTGCACCGCAATTCTGTGTTGAATAAGTTGGATAAAATACCGAAATTTGAGCCTGGAAAGTTCATTCTTCCCTCGGAGCAATGGTTGCCGCTGATTGAGCAGCAGGAAAAGCAACTTCAGATTCTTTTGCAAGGCAACGAATCAAATCATACTGATCCACTTCCACAGCTTTAA
- the LOC6500683 gene encoding RNA-binding protein 1 isoform X1, with translation MPRYREWDLACKVYVGNLGSSASKYEIENAFAKYGPLRNVWVARNPPGFAFVEFEDRRDAEDATRALDGTRCCGTRIRVEMSSGRSRDRRRGGFESGSGSGSGGRFGSGRYRITPSARTTSTATSSFYNISNPQQQPSSQPLPANFNFQLSTLKIIKFCAFSS, from the exons ATGCCCCGGTACAGAGAATGGGATCTGGCTTGCAAGGTGTATGTGGGAAACTTGGGATCATCGGCATCTAAATACGAAATAGAGAATGCCTTTGCCAAATACGGTCCATTGAGGAACGTATGGGTGGCTCGCAACCCACCTGGCTTTGCGTTCGTTGAGTTTGAAGACAGGCGTGATGCGGAGGACGCAACCCGGGCGCTGGACGGAACTCGCTGCTGCGGCACACGCATTCGCGTAGAGATGTCCTCCGGGCGCTCACGTGACCGCCGGCGTGGTGGATTCGAAAGTggtagtggcagtggcagtggcggacGATTCGGATCTGGACGTTACag GATAACTCCTTCGGCTAGAACTACTTCCACTGCTACTTCTTCCTTCTACAACATCAGCAACCCACAACAGCAACCATCTTCACAGCCACTGCCAGCAAACTTCAACTTTCAACTCTCAACTCTAAAAATTATCAAGTTCTGCGCGTTTTCATCGTAG
- the LOC26514801 gene encoding 39S ribosomal protein L37, mitochondrial: protein MRLTNTLCAQHIGWHFKKHWLVQGKRVPKETGAAAELLKLGITIKTPEDILNPKVEMPRVNIVGDRERPIPLDSSHPNWHSKVCHSISDTNVVVGGLPQAQVLTNSIEIPTFPKKIEDAIANQELPSSIDKNVKHAILSSHVYDAEQVKLPKVRNPDRPNFNLPRTYGISHERINRLLINKLLHESEKLANESVTLQRKWMDNAPFQAFISQDDNLLNFDLSAQKVVVANKAIEAIKGKFEGNVPDLYPMKCTISIPKQHIYVNENFYPLSADLTCAHPHTIFSVFNKHLVNNVHKSEVTSSQLHARTLLKAFGVAVARAKQLHGDSAGGVLPKPIVVQSVQTDGRTFHFGVLQLNTLDIGANSSTKNLWFQRQSYDLFSECGYKGGKSFLENYNGDVFRILNAFYNNS from the exons ATGAGGCTGACGAATACTTTGTGTGCCCAGCACATTGGCTGGCATTTCAAGAAGCACTGGCTGGTCCAGGGAAAACGCGTTCCAAAGGAAACAGGAGCAGCCGCCGAGCTTTTAAAACTGGGGATAACCATCAAGACACCAGAGGATATATTAAACCCCAAGGTGGAGATGCCGAG AGTCAACATAGTTGGAGACCGGGAGCGGCCAATTCCTCTAGACAGTTCGCATCCAAATTGGCATTCAAAAGTTTGTCATTCGATTTCTGATACCAACGTTGTCGTTGGCGGTTTGCCCCAGGCCCAGGTCCTAACCAACTCTATAGAGATTCCGACGTTTCCCAAGAAAATCGAAGATGCGATTGCTAACCAGGAGTTGCCCAGTTCCATTGACAAGAATGTGAAGCACGCTATTTTATCTTCCCACGTTTACGACGCGGAGCAAGTAAAGTTGCCAAAAGTTAGGAACCCAGATCGTCCCAATTTTAACCTGCCACGAACCTATGGAATTTCCCACGAACGGATCAA TCGCCTTTTGATCAACAAGCTTTTACACGAAAGCGAGAAGTTAGCCAACGAGTCAGTTACCTTGCAACGAAAGTGGATGGACAATGCTCCATTCCAAGCCTTCATATCCCAGGATGATAACCTTCTCAACTTTGATCTCAGTGCGCAAAAGGTAGTGGTTGCCAATAAAGCAATTGAGGCTATAAAGGGAAAATTTGAAGGAAATGTTCCCGACCTGTACCCAATGAAGTGCACTATTTCGATTCCAAAGCAGCATATTTATGTTAATGAAAACTTTTATC CTTTGAGTGCGGACCTAACCTGTGCACATCCACACACCATATTCTCGGTTTTCAACAAGCACTTGGTCAATAACGTACACAAATCGGAGGTGACCAGCTCGCAGCTGCATGCGAGAACCCTGCTCAAAGCCTTCGGTGTGGCTGTGGCGAGGGCCAAGCAACTGCATGGAGACTCTGCCGGCGGTGTCCTACCCAAACCCATAGTGGTACAAAGTGTACAGACAGACGGCCGAACCTTCCACTTTGGTGTACTACAACTGAACACACTCGATATTGGAGCCAACAGTTCCACCAAAAACTTGTGGTTCCAAAGGCAAAGCTATGATCTATTTTCGGAATGTGGCTACAAAGGTGGAAAGTCGTTTTTGGAGAACTACAATGGCGATGTCTTCCGCATATTAAATGCCTTTTATAACAactcttaa
- the LOC6499878 gene encoding protein qua-1 isoform X2 codes for MGIDLEYICCNPASSSSSSTKIFCDIENPCSPCKCNRCCKSNFLNDHTYAILKRICHKIVKNYSRQRCREQYSVFDGGNSTNLKQLIEEQRDAYQQYGDGRNKYTDAYERCRKTRGRGDRDGDDYGDGSKRNQKFKGRGGVDGDGADGSRRGKGRDYDDDTEESKKSRRRGLDDDEDDGDSQKKKKGKGRGGVDDDDEDGSKGKKGKKGKGKDDDEDGEGGKKGGKGKGKGKGKDDDEDGEGGKKGGKGKGKGKGKDDDEDAEGGKKGGKGKGKGKGKDDDEDDEGGKGKGKGKGKGKDGDEDGEGGKKGGKGKGGKDGDDDADGSKKGAKGKGGKDGKDGGDADAAAKKAGKGKGEDADAEAAAKKAGKGKGDDADAAAKGKDDPNKKGKEDPKAKAEKDAAAAKAKAEKEAAVAAAKAKAAADKEAAAAAAKAKAAAGRESKAARRDSKAKGRDSKAKGRDSKSKAKRGEGDGKKKRDSSGRKSKFGTGRGSRDRGSQGRGDGTRGKDGYGQYDGKSLGRYGEKQDQLGCRVVHTCDIMRVQLEQKDMNRLCFCPCDNRPLCSPCMPCLPYQSCCPPCMM; via the exons atggGTATAGACTTAGAGTACATCTGCTGCAATCCAGCATCTAG TTCCTCAAGTTCAACGAAAATATTCTGCGATATAGAAAATCCGTGTAGCCCATGCAAATGTAATCGGTGCTGTAAATCAAACTTTCTAAACGATCATACCTATGCAATACTTAAGAGAATATGCCATAAAATAGTCAAAAACTACAGTCGACAGAGGTGTCGGGAACAGTACTCAGTATTTGATGGAGGAAATAGCACAAACTTAAAGCAACTCATCGAAGAACAAAGAG ATGCCTATCAGCAATACGGGGATGGCAGGAACAAGTACACAGACGCTTACGAAAGGTGTCGAAAAACTCGAGGGCGCGGTGATAGGGATGGTGACGATTACGGAGATGGCTCTAAAAGAAATCAGAAGTTCAAAGGTCGAGGTGGTGTAGACGGCGATGGGGCGGATGGATCTCGAAGAGGTAAGGGCCGCGATTACGACGATGACACTGAGGAATCGAAAAAATCTAGAAGAAGAGGTCTAGATGACGACGAAGACGACGGAGATTCTCAGAAAAAGAAGAAGGGCAAAGGTCGTGGGGGTGTTGATGACGACGATGAAGACGGATCCAAAGGCAAGAAGGGTAAAAAGGGTAAGGGTAAGGATGACGACGAAGATGGTGAGGGTGGCAAAAAGGGAGGAAAAGGCAAGGGCAAAGGTAAAGGAAAGGATGACGACGAAGATGGTGAGGGTGGCAAAAAGGGGGGGAAAGGCAAGGGCAAAGGTAAAGGAAAGGATGACGACGAAGATGCTGAGGGTGGCAAAAAGGGAGGGAAAGGCAAGGGCAAAGGTAAAGGAAAGGATGACGACGAGGACGACGAGGGCGGAAAAGGCAAGGGAAAGGGTAAGGGAAAAGGAAAAGATGGGGATGAGGATGGAGAGGGTGGAAAGAAAGGAGGGAAGGGAAAAGGAGGTAAGGATGGAGACGATGATGCCGATGGATCCAAGAAAGGTGCAAAGGGCAAAGGTGGCAAAGATGGAAAAGATGGCGGGGATGCAGATGCTGCAGCCAAGAAAGCTGGAAAGGGCAAAGGCGAAGACGCAGACGCAGAAGCCGCAGCCAAAAAGGCTGGAAAG GGCAAGGGCGACGACGCAGACGCAGCAGCCAAAGGCAAGGATGACCCCAATAAGAAGGGTAAAGAGGACCCCAAAGCGAAAGCCGAAAAGGATGCGGCGGCTGCTAAGGCCAAAGCCGAAAAGGAAGCTGCTGTGGCCGCTGCTAAAGCCAAGGCCGCTGCTGATAAGGAAGCCGCTGCGGCGGCTGCTAAAGCCAAAGCCGCTGCAGGAAGAGAATCGAAAGCTGCAAGAAGAGACTCGAAAGCTAAGGGAAGAGACTCAAAAGCCAAGGGAAGAGACTCAAAATCGAAGGCCAAAAGGGGTGAAGGAGACGGTAAGAAGAAGAGAGACTCTTCCGGAAGAAAAAGTAAATTTGGCACAGGACGTGGTTCCCGTGATCGAGGTAGCCAAGGACGAGGGGATGGCACAAGGGGGAAGGATGGATATGGCCAATATGATGGCAAGTCTCTGGGACGATACGGCGAAAAACAGGATCAATTGGGATGTCGTGTCGTCCATACCTGCGACATCATGCGTGTCCAGTTGGAGCAGAAGGATATGAACAGACT ATGCTTTTGTCCTTGCGACAACCGACCTTTGTGCAGCCCTTGCATGCCTTGCTTACCTTATCAATCATGTTGCCCACCCTGCATGATGTAG
- the LOC6500683 gene encoding RNA-binding protein 1 isoform X2, whose amino-acid sequence MPRYREWDLACKVYVGNLGSSASKYEIENAFAKYGPLRNVWVARNPPGFAFVEFEDRRDAEDATRALDGTRCCGTRIRVEMSSGRSRDRRRGGFESGSGSGSGGRFGSGRYRSRSPRRSRSPRSRSFSRDRRSRSDSRDRH is encoded by the exons ATGCCCCGGTACAGAGAATGGGATCTGGCTTGCAAGGTGTATGTGGGAAACTTGGGATCATCGGCATCTAAATACGAAATAGAGAATGCCTTTGCCAAATACGGTCCATTGAGGAACGTATGGGTGGCTCGCAACCCACCTGGCTTTGCGTTCGTTGAGTTTGAAGACAGGCGTGATGCGGAGGACGCAACCCGGGCGCTGGACGGAACTCGCTGCTGCGGCACACGCATTCGCGTAGAGATGTCCTCCGGGCGCTCACGTGACCGCCGGCGTGGTGGATTCGAAAGTggtagtggcagtggcagtggcggacGATTCGGATCTGGACGTTACag ATCCCGTTCTCCACGCCGCTCCCGTTCGCCTCGCAGCCGAAGCTTTTCACGCGATCGCCGTAGCCGGTCGGACTCCCGAGACCGCCATTGA
- the LOC6500682 gene encoding uncharacterized protein LOC6500682 produces the protein MKLNCLVVLQLLGIMLLLSYVTAIPKYEDSHKFYAEKTQRDRSYYNENKTQPSEPQTASTKDRLERLGYTTGYGSLNGYPGGTGLSAYNPIKLDLGGVVLGTLVGIGAIILIPKILSAFHGGYGGYGRSEDNDLTPLSSMINKIDDVLGQNNIDSTSCMQRAVCGYVRSTEYNMKIGSSDQMDEFIHMLSENSLVDYLLDGTAIKEALEHGKRSGDRPCEEVYSNCPLDSKSATDIIMKLMPKKNTQGKGKSSAISRDKKA, from the exons ATGAAATTGAATTGCCTTGTTGTCTTGCAATTGCTTGGAATTATGCTGTTGCTAAGCTATGTTACTGCGATTCCCAAATACGAGGACAGTCATAA ATTCTATGCCGAAAAAACGCAGAGAGATCGGTCATATTataatgaaaacaaaacacaaccAAGTGAACCGCAAACAGCTTCCACAAAAGACAGGCTGGAAAGATTGGGATACACCACGGGTTATGGATCTCTAAAT GGTTATCCTGGTGGAACTGGATTGTCGGCTTACAATCCCATAAAACTAGATTTGGGAGGTGTGGTTTTGGGAACTCTAGTGGGTATTGGCGCCATCATCTTAATCCCCAAGATTTTATCAGCATTCCATGGCGGTTATGGTGGCTACGGTCGAA GTGAGGACAATGACCTGACGCCTCTCAGTAGCATGATAAACAAAATCGACGATGTCCTGGGACAAAATAACATAGACTCTACGAGTTGCATGCAACGTGCAGTCTGTGGATACGTTCGCTCCACGGAATACAACATGAAAATAGGCTCCTCAGATCAAATGGATGAATTTATTCATATGCTCTCCga AAACTCCCTCGTCGATTATCTGCTAGATGGAACGGCAATAAAAGAGGCCCTCGAGCATGGAAAACGTTCTGGAGACCGACCTTGCGAGGAAGTCTACTCCAATTGTCCTTTAGACAGCAAATCAGCCACTGATATTATTATGAAACTAATGCCCAAGAAAAACACCCAGGGAAAGGGAAAATCGTCAGCCATTTCTCGCGATAAAAAAGCATAG
- the LOC6499878 gene encoding protein qua-1 isoform X1 produces the protein MGIDLEYICCNPASSSSSSTKIFCDIENPCSPCKCNRCCKSNFLNDHTYAILKRICHKIVKNYSRQRCREQYSVFDGGNSTNLKQLIEEQRDAYQQYGDGRNKYTDAYERCRKTRGRGDRDGDDYGDGSKRNQKFKGRGGVDGDGADGSRRGKGRDYDDDTEESKKSRRRGLDDDEDDGDSQKKKKGKGRGGVDDDDEDGSKGKKGKKGKGKDDDEDGEGGKKGGKGKGKGKGKDDDEDGEGGKKGGKGKGKGKGKDDDEDAEGGKKGGKGKGKGKGKDDDEDDEGGKGKGKGKGKGKDGDEDGEGGKKGGKGKGGKDGDDDADGSKKGAKGKGGKDGKDGGDADAAAKKAGKGKGEDADAEAAAKKAGKGKDADAEAGAKKAGKGKDTDAEAAAKKAGKGKGDDADAAAKGKDDPNKKGKEDPKAKAEKDAAAAKAKAEKEAAVAAAKAKAAADKEAAAAAAKAKAAAGRESKAARRDSKAKGRDSKAKGRDSKSKAKRGEGDGKKKRDSSGRKSKFGTGRGSRDRGSQGRGDGTRGKDGYGQYDGKSLGRYGEKQDQLGCRVVHTCDIMRVQLEQKDMNRLCFCPCDNRPLCSPCMPCLPYQSCCPPCMM, from the exons atggGTATAGACTTAGAGTACATCTGCTGCAATCCAGCATCTAG TTCCTCAAGTTCAACGAAAATATTCTGCGATATAGAAAATCCGTGTAGCCCATGCAAATGTAATCGGTGCTGTAAATCAAACTTTCTAAACGATCATACCTATGCAATACTTAAGAGAATATGCCATAAAATAGTCAAAAACTACAGTCGACAGAGGTGTCGGGAACAGTACTCAGTATTTGATGGAGGAAATAGCACAAACTTAAAGCAACTCATCGAAGAACAAAGAG ATGCCTATCAGCAATACGGGGATGGCAGGAACAAGTACACAGACGCTTACGAAAGGTGTCGAAAAACTCGAGGGCGCGGTGATAGGGATGGTGACGATTACGGAGATGGCTCTAAAAGAAATCAGAAGTTCAAAGGTCGAGGTGGTGTAGACGGCGATGGGGCGGATGGATCTCGAAGAGGTAAGGGCCGCGATTACGACGATGACACTGAGGAATCGAAAAAATCTAGAAGAAGAGGTCTAGATGACGACGAAGACGACGGAGATTCTCAGAAAAAGAAGAAGGGCAAAGGTCGTGGGGGTGTTGATGACGACGATGAAGACGGATCCAAAGGCAAGAAGGGTAAAAAGGGTAAGGGTAAGGATGACGACGAAGATGGTGAGGGTGGCAAAAAGGGAGGAAAAGGCAAGGGCAAAGGTAAAGGAAAGGATGACGACGAAGATGGTGAGGGTGGCAAAAAGGGGGGGAAAGGCAAGGGCAAAGGTAAAGGAAAGGATGACGACGAAGATGCTGAGGGTGGCAAAAAGGGAGGGAAAGGCAAGGGCAAAGGTAAAGGAAAGGATGACGACGAGGACGACGAGGGCGGAAAAGGCAAGGGAAAGGGTAAGGGAAAAGGAAAAGATGGGGATGAGGATGGAGAGGGTGGAAAGAAAGGAGGGAAGGGAAAAGGAGGTAAGGATGGAGACGATGATGCCGATGGATCCAAGAAAGGTGCAAAGGGCAAAGGTGGCAAAGATGGAAAAGATGGCGGGGATGCAGATGCTGCAGCCAAGAAAGCTGGAAAGGGCAAAGGCGAAGACGCAGACGCAGAAGCCGCAGCCAAAAAGGCTGGAAAGGGCaaagatgcagatgcagaagCCGGTGCCAAAAAGGCTGGAAAGGGCAAAGACACAGACGCAGAAGCCGCAGCCAAAAAGGCTGGAAAGGGCAAGGGCGACGACGCAGACGCAGCAGCCAAAGGCAAGGATGACCCCAATAAGAAGGGTAAAGAGGACCCCAAAGCGAAAGCCGAAAAGGATGCGGCGGCTGCTAAGGCCAAAGCCGAAAAGGAAGCTGCTGTGGCCGCTGCTAAAGCCAAGGCCGCTGCTGATAAGGAAGCCGCTGCGGCGGCTGCTAAAGCCAAAGCCGCTGCAGGAAGAGAATCGAAAGCTGCAAGAAGAGACTCGAAAGCTAAGGGAAGAGACTCAAAAGCCAAGGGAAGAGACTCAAAATCGAAGGCCAAAAGGGGTGAAGGAGACGGTAAGAAGAAGAGAGACTCTTCCGGAAGAAAAAGTAAATTTGGCACAGGACGTGGTTCCCGTGATCGAGGTAGCCAAGGACGAGGGGATGGCACAAGGGGGAAGGATGGATATGGCCAATATGATGGCAAGTCTCTGGGACGATACGGCGAAAAACAGGATCAATTGGGATGTCGTGTCGTCCATACCTGCGACATCATGCGTGTCCAGTTGGAGCAGAAGGATATGAACAGACT ATGCTTTTGTCCTTGCGACAACCGACCTTTGTGCAGCCCTTGCATGCCTTGCTTACCTTATCAATCATGTTGCCCACCCTGCATGATGTAG
- the LOC6499876 gene encoding protein arginine N-methyltransferase 1 yields MASTDIPMEAAVENATGLTPNSNNVLKKLPASGTESSPGANANANTNANADEMTSRDYYFDSYAHFGIHEEMLKDEVRTVTYRNAMYHNKHLFQGKTVLDVGCGTGILSMFAAKAGAAQVIAVDCSNIIEFARQVVIDNNLQDVIKVVKGKIEEIELPNGIEGVDIIISEWMGYCLFYESMLDTVLYARDKWLKPGGMMFPDRGTLYITAIEDRQYKDEKINWWDDVYGFDMSCIRKVAVTEPLVDVVDPKQVVSTSCMVKEVDLYTVQKADLNFASQFSLTIKRNDFVQALVTYFNIEFTKCHKRLGFSTSPDSTYTHWKQTVFYLDDQMTAKKNEEITGTFQMKPNERNNRDLDFVIDINFKGELSEIHETNTYRMR; encoded by the exons atg GCCAGCACAGACATCCCGATGGAAGCAGCTGTGGAAAACGCGACCGGCCTCACGCCCAATTCAAACAATGTGCTGAAAAAGCTGCCCGCCAGCGGAACAGAGTCGTCTCCCGGAGCCAACGCTAACGCCAATACAAATGCTAATGCCGATGAGATGACATCGCGGGACTACTACTTTGACTCCTATGCTCACTTCGGCATCCacgaggagatgctcaaggaCGAAGTGCGCACCGTCACATACCGCAATGCCATGTACCACAACAAGCATTTGTTCCAGGGAAAG ACTGTTCTTGATGTGGGCTGCGGTACAGGTATACTTTCAATGTTTGCCGCTAAAGCCGGTGCCGCTCAGGTCATCGCAGTGGATTGCTCCAACATTATTGAGTTTGCCCGCCAAGTAGTCATTGACAACAATCTTCAAGATGTAATCAAGGTTGTCAAGGGCAAGATTGAGGAGATTGAACTGCCAAATGGTATTGAGGGAGTGGACATCATTATTTCCGAATGGATGGG CTACTGTCTTTTCTACGAGTCCATGCTGGACACTGTTCTGTATGCGCGGGACAAGTGGCTTAAACCCGGCGGTATGATGTTCCCAGACCGGGGAACTCTATACATTACGGCCATTGAGGACCGGCAGTACAAGGACGAGAAGATCAACTGGTGGGATGATGTATACGGCTTTGATATGAGCTGCATCCGAAAAGTGGCTGTGACTGAACCCCTAGTGGACGTGGTAGACCCCAAACAAGTAGTATCTACTTCCTGCATGGTTAAGGAAGTCGACTTGTACACCGTGCAGAAGGCGGACCTCAACTTTGCTTCACAGTTTAGTTTGACAATCAAGCGCAATGATTTTGTCCAGGCGCTGGTCACATACTTTAACATCGAGTTCACAAAGTGCCACAAGCGACTCGGTTTTAGCACGTCGCCTGATTCCACGTACACACATTGGAAGCAGACGGTGTTTTACTTGGACGACCAAATGACTGCAAAGAAAAATGAGGAAATCACCGGAACGTTCCAGATGAAGCCCAATGAACGGAATAATCGCGACCTCGACTTTGTGATCGACATCAACTTCAAGGGCGAGCTGTCAGAGATACACGAGACGAACACATACCGTATGCGCTAG